In one Perca fluviatilis chromosome 7, GENO_Pfluv_1.0, whole genome shotgun sequence genomic region, the following are encoded:
- the si:dkey-82o10.4 gene encoding m-AAA protease-interacting protein 1, mitochondrial isoform X2 codes for MQRITSLAACQELGGLASCLPGVCSWKRDPSCSRKPTVHRQWAWACVLPARPFTGVSGAQSRRLCRRRFEFAGQKHRLFSSQPGADGPPGSSSGQPAVSVVGIPDPITWIRCKCIMYLIDLYFEVDINSAEFERGVKQMIDYIQTRCRSLTDAQRRQLAVTMDDIIFISPEDVSVVFDQYGRKFCFIVMRCWLLSTCEGPDDPEGTKIFKVASSEDGGPQKKIVTAVYEFQRELTTGASPDWTVTTVWHWHWKLAE; via the exons ATGCAGCGGATCACCAGCCTCGCTGCATGCCAGGAGCTCGGCGGCCTCGCCTCGTGCTTACCCGGGGTCTGCTCCTGGAAGAGGGACCCGTCCTGCAGCAGGAAGCCGACCGTGCACCGGCAGTGGGCGTGGGCGTGTGTGCTACCTGCGCGTCCTTTCACCGGGGTGTCCGGAGCACAAAGCCGGAGGCTGTGCAGGCGGAGGTTCGAGTTCGCCGGTCAGAAACACAGACTGTTTAGCTCACAGCCTGGAGCCGACGGGCCGCCGGGGAGCTCCAGCGGTCAGCCCGCTGTCTCCGTAGTCGGCATCCCGGACCCGATCACATGGATCCGGTGCAAATGTATCATGTATCTCATCGATCTGTACTTTGAGGTAGACATAAACTCTGCGGAGTTTGAAAGAGGAGTAAAGCAG ATGATAGATTATATTCAGACGAGGTGCAGGTCTCTCACCGATGCTCAGAGACGGCAGCTCGCTGTCACAATGGAcgatattatatttatttccccAGAAGACGTGTCTGTGGTCTTTGATCAATATG gtagAAAGTTCTGCTTCATCGTCATGAGGTGTTGGCTCCTGTCGACATGTGAAGGCCCTGATGACCCAGAGGGCACAAAGATCTTCAAAGTGGCCTCTAGTGAAGATGGTGGCCCACAGAAGAAAATAGTGACAGCAGTCTATGA ATTCCAACGAGAGTTGACGACTGGAGCTTCTCCTGACTGGACAGTCACGACTGTTTGGCACTGGCACTGGAAACTGGCCGAATGA
- the si:dkey-82o10.4 gene encoding m-AAA protease-interacting protein 1, mitochondrial isoform X1 codes for MQRITSLAACQELGGLASCLPGVCSWKRDPSCSRKPTVHRQWAWACVLPARPFTGVSGAQSRRLCRRRFEFAGQKHRLFSSQPGADGPPGSSSGQPAVSVVGIPDPITWIRCKCIMYLIDLYFEVDINSAEFERGVKQALVHVSNMMSSGRYHKLVGIVSNEMIDYIQTRCRSLTDAQRRQLAVTMDDIIFISPEDVSVVFDQYGRKFCFIVMRCWLLSTCEGPDDPEGTKIFKVASSEDGGPQKKIVTAVYEFQRELTTGASPDWTVTTVWHWHWKLAE; via the exons ATGCAGCGGATCACCAGCCTCGCTGCATGCCAGGAGCTCGGCGGCCTCGCCTCGTGCTTACCCGGGGTCTGCTCCTGGAAGAGGGACCCGTCCTGCAGCAGGAAGCCGACCGTGCACCGGCAGTGGGCGTGGGCGTGTGTGCTACCTGCGCGTCCTTTCACCGGGGTGTCCGGAGCACAAAGCCGGAGGCTGTGCAGGCGGAGGTTCGAGTTCGCCGGTCAGAAACACAGACTGTTTAGCTCACAGCCTGGAGCCGACGGGCCGCCGGGGAGCTCCAGCGGTCAGCCCGCTGTCTCCGTAGTCGGCATCCCGGACCCGATCACATGGATCCGGTGCAAATGTATCATGTATCTCATCGATCTGTACTTTGAGGTAGACATAAACTCTGCGGAGTTTGAAAGAGGAGTAAAGCAG GCTTTGGTCCACGTCTCCAACATGATGTCCAGTGGCAGATACCACAAGCTAGTGGGGATTGTGTCCAATGAG ATGATAGATTATATTCAGACGAGGTGCAGGTCTCTCACCGATGCTCAGAGACGGCAGCTCGCTGTCACAATGGAcgatattatatttatttccccAGAAGACGTGTCTGTGGTCTTTGATCAATATG gtagAAAGTTCTGCTTCATCGTCATGAGGTGTTGGCTCCTGTCGACATGTGAAGGCCCTGATGACCCAGAGGGCACAAAGATCTTCAAAGTGGCCTCTAGTGAAGATGGTGGCCCACAGAAGAAAATAGTGACAGCAGTCTATGA ATTCCAACGAGAGTTGACGACTGGAGCTTCTCCTGACTGGACAGTCACGACTGTTTGGCACTGGCACTGGAAACTGGCCGAATGA
- the efhb gene encoding EF-hand domain-containing family member B isoform X6: MTDGNTSYQLKHNVTDRCPNIPTAGKVIPVTDGTKSCLQEAERPPTPPVVRTFRNSILPEPGAIRVHKGKANDPDVAKTLVHGISTKSSLTGRRLINPPQKTLFHQRLQELRESVYASSQKAPLGRSHDQRVGLPAWNNDKTTYGVKTLKGLAVREIINPSKTAEEVDREAQEGHETYIRSHNAYFTGERIDRKYDWNRYSKDSRFGILTPHFNDGRNLGKTLHWLGETQKFYNPKIVWKRSGNKEKMAQLMGKTTNVRGNTLNLPPDHTFGTLLPPDEFGVGAIIHSTEPGQYVSGRDRQRSLVNAVRHHLKKVNFHNFPSLLQAFRHYDQAGKGMIDKEDLQAVCSQFQLDVSRQVLDDLMDYCDTDKDGLINFLEFANFLNWKDKMPINSREQCIMTNERQTSTAPANIERKPSPESAQRPASEALIKPEDLEPVKPGSSLKTVRTLRRPRAAPDHFITSSTLIGSVSDPSTSSSRAYGIPSVRSDLPAPRIKRVSDHNNYGDTSTAADLLHPSVHALRGVHEEHFFCPRTKKEIAEIFRNVGVNVCQETFDEAWKLASMKNPAGEVCVEVFRNVLKEIKAM; encoded by the exons ATGACTGACGGAAATACCTCTTACCAATTGAAACATAACGTTACAGATAGATGTCCAAACATACCGACG GCCGGGAAAGTTATACCTGTAACAGACGGGACTAAATCCTGTTTACAAGAAGCGGAGAGG CCCCCCACCCCACCAGTGGTTAGGACATTCCGCAACAGCATCCTACCAGAACCAGGAGCTATCAGAGTGCACAAAGGGAAGGCAAATGATCCAGATGTTGCCAAAACCCTTGTTCATGGCATTAGCACCAAATCTTCCCTCACT GGCAGACGCTTGATAAATCCTCCCCAAAAGACCTTGTTCCATCAAAGGTTACAAGAGCTCAGGGAATCGGTGTACGCCTCCAGTCAAAAGGCACCTTTGGGCAGGTCACACGATCAGCGTGTTGGACTTCCTGCCTGGAATAACGACAAAACTACGTATGGCGTGAAAACACTTAAAG GGTTGGCTGTGCGTGAGATTATTAACCCTTCAAAAACAGCAGAGGAGGTGGACAGGGAAGCTCAGGAGGGACACGAGACTTACATCCGTAGCCACAATGCCTATTTTACTG GTGAGCGTATTGATAGGAAGTATGACTGGAATCGCTACAGTAAAGACAGCAGGTTTGGAATTCTCACACCTCATTTCAATGACGGACGTAATCTCGGCAAAACTCTCCACTGGCTGGGGGAGACACAAAA GTTTTACAATCCAAAGATTGTTTGGAAGAGATCTGGGAACAAGGAAAAGATGGCCCAACTAATGGGCAAAACAACCAATGT GAGAGGAAATACCTTGAATCTTCCACCAGATCACACCTTTGGAACTCTTTTACCGCCGGATGAATTTG GTGTTGGAGCTATAATTCACTCCACGGAGCCAGGCCAGTACGTGAGTGGCCGAGACCGACAGCGCAGCCTGGTCAACGCAGTGCGGCACCACCTGAAGAAGGTCAATTTCCACAACTTCCCCTCCCTGCTGCAGGCGTTCAGACATTATGACCAG GCAGGCAAGGGAATGATTGACAAAGAGGAcctgcaggcagtgtgcagtCAGTTCCAGCTGGACGTGAGCAGACAGGTTCTGGATGACCTGATGGACTACTGTGACACAGACAAGGACGGACTAATCAACTTCCTGGAGTTTGCTAACTTCCTCAACTGGAAGGACAAGATGCCCATCAACAGTCGAGAGCAATGCATTATGACGAATG AGCGTCAGACCAGCACGGCTCCAGCCAACATTGAAAGGAAGCCTTCGCCAGAATCGGCACAGCGTCCTGCCTCTGAGGCCTTGATTAAGCCTGAGGACCTGGAGCCCGTTAAGCCAGGCAGCTCACTGAAGACCGTCAGGACCTTGAGGCGACCCAGGGCAGCCCCAGACCACTTCATCACCTCGTCCACCCTCATCGGGTCTGTGAGTGATCCGTCCACATCAA GCAGCCGCGCCTATGGGATCCCGTCTGTGCGATCGGACCTTCCGGCTCCACGCATAAAGAGAGTCAGTGACCATAACAACTACGGTGATACATCCACGGCTGCAGATCTCCTGCATCCATCAGTCCATGCCCTTCGGGGTGTTCATGAGGAACACTTCTTCTGTCCTCGCACCAAGAAGGAG ATTGCAGAAATCTTCAGGAATGTGGGTGTTAATGTTTGTCAGGAGACATTCGACGAGGCCTGGAAGCTGGCGTCCATGAAGAATCCGGCCGGGGAGGTTTGTGTCGAGGTTTTCCGTAACGTACTTAAGGAAATAAAAGCAATGTAA